Proteins encoded in a region of the Altererythrobacter ishigakiensis genome:
- a CDS encoding DUF2459 domain-containing protein, producing the protein MLLWPLAALTSFAVIFALTAWVGSSIPRNAGWQEPATGIEIMIETNGVHTAIVVPTVTAQKNWREDFPIDHVLAPNRPYTHVSVSWGEREVFLNTPTWSDLSLPVAINAATGGEGLLHVSHYVRPALSRNHRPLTISHDEYAKLIALIEKEVLPEAERQSYRGYSDYDVFYNAPGTYHLGRTCNQWTSDTLAAAGIRTGWWTPMAGGVMKWIPQVETD; encoded by the coding sequence TTGCTGCTGTGGCCGTTGGCGGCGCTGACGTCGTTTGCCGTCATCTTCGCACTCACCGCCTGGGTCGGTTCGTCGATTCCGCGTAACGCGGGCTGGCAAGAGCCGGCCACCGGGATCGAGATCATGATCGAAACCAACGGCGTGCATACCGCCATTGTCGTGCCCACTGTCACAGCGCAAAAGAACTGGCGCGAAGACTTTCCGATCGATCACGTGCTCGCACCTAACCGCCCCTACACTCATGTTTCGGTGAGTTGGGGGGAGCGCGAGGTCTTCCTGAATACGCCAACCTGGTCAGACCTCTCGCTGCCAGTCGCCATCAATGCTGCGACCGGTGGAGAAGGCCTGCTGCACGTCTCACACTATGTGCGACCGGCGCTCTCCCGCAACCATCGTCCACTAACAATCAGCCATGATGAATACGCAAAGCTGATCGCGCTGATCGAAAAGGAAGTGCTGCCAGAGGCCGAACGCCAGAGCTATAGAGGCTATTCAGACTACGACGTGTTCTACAATGCGCCCGGCACATATCACCTGGGCAGGACTTGCAATCAATGGACCAGCGACACGCTGGCCGCAGCGGGTATCAGAACCGGTTGGTGGACTCCGATGGCCGGGGGTGTGATGAAGTGGATACCGCAAGTTGAAACGGACTAA
- a CDS encoding 50S ribosomal protein L11 methyltransferase translates to MSESWKLSAYASKPVIQAALLVHEEIDDWDPEVVISGREISEDRPDEWVLEAWYPSEPDAAQKLVISNLFGNVAPIFEVEKLPDEDWLTLSQQGVDPIRAGRFYVHTPNHPPVEDAINFAIPASQAFGTGQHETTAGCLAMLDTMKRTGLVARNIADIGTGTGLLAFAAIHLWKGAFATASDIDDVCAGVVADNATLNKVTMGADRGELTMVIADGMEDELLQARGPYDLLIANILAGPLVELAPDFAASITPGGSVLLAGLLETQEARVRSAYSRAGFRLAQRMVNGDWSILWLRKRRI, encoded by the coding sequence ATGAGCGAAAGCTGGAAGCTGTCGGCATACGCGTCAAAGCCAGTGATTCAGGCGGCTCTACTGGTGCATGAAGAGATCGACGATTGGGACCCAGAGGTCGTCATTTCCGGGCGTGAGATTTCGGAAGACCGGCCGGACGAATGGGTGCTGGAAGCCTGGTATCCATCAGAACCCGACGCCGCGCAAAAGCTCGTGATCTCAAACCTGTTCGGCAACGTCGCGCCGATCTTCGAAGTCGAGAAACTCCCGGATGAGGACTGGCTTACGCTTAGCCAGCAAGGCGTCGATCCGATCCGTGCAGGTCGCTTCTACGTTCACACTCCCAACCATCCTCCCGTTGAGGATGCGATCAATTTCGCCATTCCCGCGAGTCAGGCCTTCGGCACCGGCCAACATGAGACAACCGCCGGATGTTTGGCCATGCTCGACACCATGAAGCGAACAGGTCTGGTCGCCCGCAATATCGCGGATATCGGCACAGGTACCGGCCTGCTCGCCTTTGCCGCGATACATCTGTGGAAGGGCGCATTTGCCACTGCATCGGACATCGATGATGTTTGCGCCGGTGTCGTCGCGGACAATGCGACACTCAACAAGGTCACTATGGGCGCTGATCGCGGCGAGCTGACCATGGTGATTGCAGACGGGATGGAAGACGAACTGCTGCAGGCACGCGGACCCTATGATCTGCTGATCGCGAACATTCTGGCAGGCCCATTGGTCGAGCTCGCGCCCGATTTTGCAGCATCGATAACGCCAGGTGGCAGTGTCCTGCTGGCGGGCCTGCTCGAAACTCAGGAAGCCCGCGTGCGCAGCGCTTATTCCCGTGCGGGTTTCCGACTCGCTCAGCGTATGGTGAATGGTGACTGGTCGATATTGTGGTTGCGCAAACGACGTATCTGA
- the bla gene encoding subclass B3 metallo-beta-lactamase has translation MFVRAILASCMIMAACAQSFAQPDAAVANSSDISGENARFATECERWDEWEKPASPFRIHGDTYYVGTCGIAAILIAGPNGHVLIDSGTEGGSKVVEDNIAALGFSIDDVQAILTSHEHYDHVGGLNRLQKLSRATVYTSTEAAPFLRTGADNPRDPQAGLHDPMTPVTGDIRVVADGGVLNVGNTKVTSIATPGHTLGAMSWQWKSCEADDCLSIVYADSLSPVSADNYRFTDHPEYVATFRKGIARLREFSGSKCDMLLTPHPSASNMIKRAGAGSLIGEVSCVAYADAVERRLNARLEREASATE, from the coding sequence ATGTTCGTTAGAGCAATTCTCGCATCGTGCATGATAATGGCTGCGTGCGCGCAAAGCTTTGCGCAGCCTGATGCTGCGGTCGCCAACTCATCCGATATCTCAGGCGAAAACGCGAGGTTTGCGACGGAGTGCGAGAGGTGGGACGAATGGGAGAAGCCGGCCTCCCCGTTCCGCATTCACGGCGATACGTACTACGTCGGAACATGCGGGATTGCCGCCATCCTTATCGCGGGCCCAAATGGGCACGTGCTGATCGACAGCGGTACGGAAGGTGGATCGAAAGTCGTCGAAGACAATATCGCCGCACTTGGTTTTTCGATCGACGACGTTCAAGCGATCCTAACTAGCCACGAGCATTACGACCATGTCGGCGGTCTCAACCGTCTTCAGAAGCTGAGCCGAGCGACTGTCTATACAAGCACCGAGGCCGCGCCATTCTTGCGAACAGGCGCCGACAATCCGCGCGATCCACAAGCCGGGTTGCACGATCCCATGACGCCGGTCACCGGCGATATTCGCGTTGTCGCGGACGGTGGGGTGCTGAACGTCGGCAATACCAAGGTCACATCAATCGCCACGCCGGGTCACACGCTTGGCGCGATGAGCTGGCAATGGAAAAGTTGTGAAGCCGATGATTGCCTTAGTATCGTTTATGCCGACAGCCTGAGCCCGGTCAGCGCCGACAACTACAGATTTACTGATCACCCCGAATATGTGGCGACATTCCGCAAAGGCATTGCTCGCCTGCGTGAATTCAGCGGAAGCAAATGCGATATGCTGCTGACCCCTCATCCGTCAGCCAGCAACATGATCAAACGTGCAGGCGCGGGCAGTTTGATCGGCGAAGTTTCATGCGTCGCCTATGCTGACGCGGTCGAACGCCGCCTCAATGCACGCCTCGAACGCGAAGCGAGCGCAACTGAATGA
- a CDS encoding SDR family NAD(P)-dependent oxidoreductase gives MSAILLTGSSRGIGAAAREALEKRGAKVIGHATRAIDADTVAADFTEPSAPQMLWEEALNRAGGEVDVLVNNAGLFNATPLESSDIEWLDGWEETLRINLTATAQLSRFALRHWQERGVPGRIVHVASRAGYRGDSPAHWHYAAAKGGMLAMHKTIARGYAAERIVSFAITPGFTDTAMAGDYLESRGGEGLLRDIPLGRVAEPEEIARIIEFCALDAPESMTGAVIDANGASYVR, from the coding sequence ATGAGTGCAATTCTCCTAACTGGATCGAGCCGTGGAATCGGAGCTGCTGCGCGCGAAGCGCTGGAAAAACGCGGCGCTAAAGTGATCGGCCACGCTACCCGTGCAATCGATGCGGACACAGTTGCGGCTGACTTTACAGAGCCGTCCGCCCCGCAAATGTTGTGGGAAGAGGCTCTAAATCGCGCAGGCGGCGAAGTGGATGTGCTGGTCAACAATGCCGGGCTGTTCAACGCGACACCGCTCGAATCGTCGGACATCGAATGGCTCGACGGGTGGGAAGAGACGCTGAGGATCAATTTGACCGCGACTGCCCAGCTTTCACGTTTCGCGTTACGTCATTGGCAAGAACGCGGCGTTCCGGGACGAATCGTTCATGTCGCGAGCCGCGCAGGCTATCGCGGCGATTCGCCTGCACATTGGCACTATGCGGCAGCCAAGGGCGGAATGCTCGCGATGCACAAGACCATAGCGCGAGGCTATGCGGCTGAGCGGATCGTCAGCTTTGCGATTACGCCGGGCTTCACCGATACGGCGATGGCGGGAGATTATCTGGAAAGCCGAGGTGGCGAAGGCCTGTTGCGCGATATTCCGCTGGGCCGGGTCGCAGAGCCGGAAGAAATTGCACGGATAATCGAATTTTGCGCGCTTGATGCGCCCGAAAGCATGACCGGCGCGGTTATCGACGCCAATGGAGCAAGTTATGTTCGTTAG